From the genome of Nitrospira lenta, one region includes:
- the exbB gene encoding TonB-system energizer ExbB has protein sequence MDALKHLVDFGIIGLLIALSLWALAVAVERWLYYRRVSPTQFDDIQTMEMALTKRLVVIGTVAANAPYIGLLGTVMGIMLTFHTMGTSGTMAVGAIMVGLSLALKATAVGLLVAIPCVVLNNVLRRRVSELLTLYKVQHGS, from the coding sequence GTGGATGCGCTCAAGCACTTGGTGGATTTTGGAATTATCGGATTGCTTATAGCTCTTAGTCTGTGGGCCCTGGCCGTCGCCGTCGAGCGATGGCTGTACTATCGTCGCGTGTCGCCGACTCAATTCGACGACATTCAAACGATGGAAATGGCGCTGACGAAGCGACTCGTCGTTATCGGGACAGTGGCGGCCAACGCGCCCTATATCGGATTGCTGGGGACTGTGATGGGCATCATGCTCACGTTTCATACGATGGGCACGTCCGGCACCATGGCGGTCGGCGCCATCATGGTCGGTCTCAGTCTGGCGCTCAAAGCGACCGCGGTTGGATTGCTCGTGGCGATTCCCTGCGTCGTTCTGAATAACGTGTTGCGGCGTCGGGTGTCGGAGTTGCTGACACTGTATAAGGTGCAGCATGGATCGTGA
- a CDS encoding energy transducer TonB: protein MTAVELNRLVDGPGPARAHGWMVSLVCHALGVGCAVLVMAEIDKPVLPTPFQWEVAVVEAPPPASPAPLEPARVPPDPQPVKRVVEPQPLVTPPVPVQQTVREVTRTVEAVESVQQETPEMVTQAEASIERPMAQRIESQAVATSQEPVVEQRTSQVAVAARVARAQPAETLTPIEAAPQTVERESPTVETTASAIEHRVVQQRLVRHREVHADYGWLSESVQRRMEELKRYPAQAKMNHWEGKVVVEAVIRDDGEVIGVSIAESSGRAVLDQEAMAVMKKASPLTLKHPLGKSQLTILVPISYRLDG, encoded by the coding sequence ATGACAGCGGTCGAGCTCAATCGGTTAGTCGATGGCCCAGGACCTGCGCGCGCGCATGGCTGGATGGTGTCGCTGGTGTGTCACGCGCTGGGCGTTGGGTGCGCGGTACTCGTGATGGCTGAAATCGACAAGCCGGTTTTACCGACGCCGTTTCAATGGGAGGTGGCCGTGGTCGAGGCTCCCCCTCCCGCTTCTCCGGCACCGTTAGAACCGGCCAGGGTTCCTCCGGATCCTCAACCGGTCAAGCGGGTGGTGGAGCCTCAGCCGCTCGTGACGCCTCCCGTGCCGGTTCAGCAGACGGTTCGTGAAGTCACTCGGACGGTTGAAGCCGTGGAGTCTGTCCAGCAGGAGACTCCTGAGATGGTAACGCAGGCTGAGGCGTCGATCGAGCGCCCGATGGCGCAGCGCATCGAATCGCAGGCCGTCGCTACGAGTCAGGAGCCGGTTGTCGAGCAGCGGACCTCACAGGTCGCGGTCGCTGCGAGGGTCGCGCGCGCGCAGCCGGCGGAAACGCTGACGCCGATCGAGGCTGCGCCTCAAACCGTGGAGCGAGAATCACCGACCGTCGAAACGACGGCGTCGGCGATTGAGCACCGAGTGGTGCAACAGCGCCTGGTTCGGCATCGGGAGGTTCACGCCGACTATGGCTGGCTCAGCGAATCGGTGCAGCGCCGGATGGAAGAGCTGAAGCGGTATCCGGCGCAGGCGAAAATGAATCATTGGGAAGGCAAGGTGGTGGTGGAAGCCGTCATTCGCGATGACGGCGAGGTGATCGGAGTCAGCATTGCAGAGAGCTCGGGTCGCGCGGTTTTGGATCAAGAAGCGATGGCGGTGATGAAAAAGGCGTCGCCGTTGACGCTCAAGCATCCATTGGGCAAGTCTCAGCTCACGATTCTTGTCCCGATCAGTTATCGATTAGATGGGTAA
- a CDS encoding FecR family protein → MSQIVGEQAEPHDAASIAEQALEWFVRLQSGGATYADRRAWHAWVDADPMHRREFDRCCRLWGELDSTRPLLREELVRAAREWECAAQRPRTVSMWSYRPARLSAVCALLLAVVIAGGWWFTSGVATAEYRTAKGERRIVVLPDGSAVTLNTSTVIATAFSRSKRTVVLQEGEALFAVSHSGGGPFEVVAGNRVVRDIGTQFVVRRLEQRVMVTVVEGAVEVQQSEPAASEPLWQRLTAGEQIAYEPSGAISPVKTVSLAEATAWLEGKVMFEDRPLSEVIQEVGRYQRGEIRILDPRIGALRVSGVFGADDRAGLLNALERAAPIVVSHVNGEVVVLEEKRGISEKQ, encoded by the coding sequence ATGAGTCAGATAGTCGGAGAGCAGGCGGAACCTCACGATGCTGCATCGATTGCCGAGCAGGCGCTTGAATGGTTTGTGCGGCTTCAGTCCGGGGGCGCCACGTATGCTGATCGGCGGGCGTGGCACGCGTGGGTTGATGCCGATCCGATGCATCGACGGGAGTTCGACCGGTGTTGTCGCTTGTGGGGCGAACTGGACTCGACCCGGCCGCTGTTACGCGAAGAGCTCGTACGCGCGGCGCGCGAATGGGAGTGTGCCGCGCAACGCCCTCGCACCGTTTCAATGTGGTCGTACCGTCCAGCCAGGCTCTCGGCCGTGTGTGCGCTGTTGTTGGCGGTTGTCATCGCGGGTGGATGGTGGTTCACGTCCGGCGTGGCAACAGCGGAGTATCGCACCGCCAAGGGTGAGCGGCGGATCGTGGTGCTTCCTGACGGATCCGCCGTCACGTTAAATACGAGCACGGTGATTGCCACGGCGTTCTCCCGTTCCAAGCGGACTGTCGTGCTGCAGGAGGGGGAAGCCTTATTTGCCGTATCGCACTCGGGCGGGGGACCGTTTGAGGTGGTGGCAGGGAACAGAGTTGTTCGGGATATCGGTACGCAGTTTGTGGTCCGACGGTTGGAGCAGCGTGTCATGGTGACCGTGGTAGAGGGGGCCGTCGAGGTGCAGCAATCCGAACCGGCGGCGTCAGAGCCATTGTGGCAGCGACTCACGGCCGGCGAGCAAATTGCCTATGAGCCGTCGGGTGCGATATCGCCGGTGAAAACGGTATCGCTAGCCGAAGCGACGGCGTGGCTTGAAGGAAAGGTTATGTTCGAGGATCGTCCATTGTCTGAAGTGATTCAGGAGGTGGGCCGCTATCAACGGGGAGAGATCAGGATTCTTGATCCGCGAATCGGTGCACTGAGGGTCAGTGGGGTCTTTGGGGCCGATGACCGGGCGGGATTGCTCAATGCGCTGGAACGGGCGGCCCCGATTGTCGTCTCCCATGTCAATGGAGAGGTCGTTGTCCTGGAAGAAAAGCGTGGCATTTCAGAAAAGCAGTGA
- a CDS encoding TatD family hydrolase has protein sequence MLIDTHTHLDDARYNDDRDAMITRAREAGVDNFITIGCDLATSQSAVALADQHDFIYASIGVHPHEVKHIQDTWYAEFRQLARSKKVVAYGEIGLDYHYNHSSPKEQRDRFREQIQLARELRLPVIIHTREADTDTVAILQEEHASEIGGVFHCFSGDAALAKHALDLGFYLSFSGILTFPKATALRDIAKTVPLDRLLIETDCPYLTPVPYRGKRNEPAYVTHVAQQLATVRADELGMSPEKIALATTRNAKRLFKLA, from the coding sequence ATGCTCATCGATACACACACCCATCTCGACGATGCCCGGTACAACGATGACCGCGACGCAATGATCACGCGAGCGCGTGAGGCTGGCGTGGACAACTTCATCACGATCGGCTGCGACCTTGCCACAAGCCAATCCGCGGTCGCTCTTGCCGATCAGCACGATTTCATCTATGCCTCGATCGGTGTGCATCCGCACGAGGTCAAGCATATCCAGGACACCTGGTACGCCGAATTCCGCCAGCTCGCTAGGAGCAAAAAGGTCGTAGCTTATGGCGAGATCGGCCTGGACTATCACTACAACCACTCATCGCCGAAAGAACAGCGCGACCGGTTTCGCGAACAGATTCAGCTCGCGCGCGAACTCCGGCTGCCCGTGATCATTCACACCAGAGAGGCCGACACGGACACCGTCGCGATCTTACAGGAAGAACACGCATCGGAAATCGGCGGGGTGTTTCACTGCTTTTCCGGCGATGCGGCACTGGCGAAGCATGCGCTCGACCTGGGATTCTACCTGTCGTTTTCAGGCATTCTCACGTTCCCCAAGGCCACGGCACTGCGGGACATTGCGAAGACCGTTCCGCTGGATCGACTCTTGATCGAAACCGACTGTCCCTATCTCACACCAGTCCCTTATCGCGGGAAACGCAATGAACCGGCCTATGTCACGCATGTCGCGCAACAGTTGGCGACCGTTCGCGCCGATGAGCTCGGCATGTCACCCGAGAAGATCGCCCTCGCCACGACCCGCAACGCCAAGCGCCTGTTCAAACTTGCGTGA
- a CDS encoding sigma-70 family RNA polymerase sigma factor — MHDQRVTLEASLFQQYYGELLRFLTAKLGCREQAADVVQDTFLRVRGLKDLAEVAQPRAFLYKTAVNLSIDLFRRQRIRAERITQLETAEELPSLATRPDDAVEAKERVQLLHAAIAELPPKCRQVFLLHKFLELSHADIAGRLGISKNMVEKHVMKAMAHCRRRVELDGGVSRADRS, encoded by the coding sequence ATGCACGATCAACGCGTGACACTCGAAGCGTCGCTCTTTCAGCAGTACTACGGTGAATTGCTGCGTTTCCTCACGGCCAAGCTGGGATGCCGCGAACAGGCCGCAGATGTGGTGCAGGATACCTTTCTCCGGGTGCGCGGGTTGAAAGATCTGGCCGAGGTTGCACAGCCAAGGGCCTTTCTCTACAAGACGGCGGTGAATCTCTCCATCGATCTGTTTCGGCGGCAACGGATTCGAGCGGAACGGATCACGCAACTAGAGACAGCCGAGGAACTTCCATCCCTGGCGACCCGTCCGGACGATGCGGTCGAGGCTAAGGAGCGCGTGCAGCTCCTGCATGCGGCCATCGCGGAGCTTCCGCCAAAGTGCCGGCAAGTGTTTCTGTTGCACAAGTTCTTGGAGCTTTCCCATGCGGATATCGCCGGTCGTCTCGGTATCTCCAAAAACATGGTGGAAAAACATGTGATGAAGGCGATGGCGCATTGTCGCCGCCGGGTTGAACTCGATGGAGGAGTTTCACGGGCGGATCGTTCGTAG
- a CDS encoding ExbD/TolR family protein yields the protein MDRELNQINVIPLVDVMLVLLVIVLTTATFISTGQVPVELAKAKAASEHKDVPLVITLTAEGQLFLNDQPVVADGLTASLTSHPRESLVVVRADRVTILERFVGVVDEVRGLGFKQVSLEVVRS from the coding sequence ATGGATCGTGAGCTCAATCAAATCAACGTCATTCCGCTTGTGGATGTGATGCTAGTGTTGCTGGTGATTGTGTTGACCACGGCGACGTTCATCTCCACCGGCCAGGTTCCCGTGGAATTGGCGAAAGCGAAGGCGGCGAGCGAGCATAAGGACGTTCCCTTGGTCATTACGCTGACGGCCGAGGGGCAGCTGTTTTTGAACGATCAACCGGTTGTCGCGGATGGGTTGACCGCAAGTCTCACGTCTCATCCGCGGGAGTCGCTTGTAGTGGTGCGGGCCGACCGGGTCACTATTTTAGAGCGGTTCGTCGGTGTGGTGGACGAAGTCCGAGGGCTCGGGTTCAAGCAGGTGAGTCTTGAGGTGGTGCGGTCATGA
- a CDS encoding energy transducer TonB, whose product MNSFFRNAQLSIPAKQGWERRSVGIRLPQHQPYRSAPLADPCGQTSVGSAAGRLILPPMLRGDGDDSEQTALLGWSISALVHGCLLAVAAVVNLHTAQISAIPQKAPFRWDVSLMAAPTNELMAAQSLQPQEVSALAAPDLQPAADARPSPDVSESSDHSEDSRVPESLSSEVAPSPRPPRRPAVSGRSALSAEDTVPAAAMAVANPATALLPPPQVESQRESSSLEVETQLERPNVLQRPQAVTRSTVTRTAFPDYGWLMEELRTRLERVKVYPASAKAAHAQGRVVVQIHVQGDGRLLDPVIEESSGYPILDQAALAALAAASPLRLDHVLGETSVVMLVPLNYQLE is encoded by the coding sequence GTGAATAGTTTTTTCAGAAATGCTCAGCTCTCGATTCCGGCGAAGCAGGGCTGGGAGCGGCGTAGCGTGGGGATACGGCTCCCCCAGCATCAGCCGTATCGATCTGCTCCACTCGCTGATCCTTGCGGGCAGACCTCGGTCGGATCTGCCGCAGGCAGATTGATTTTGCCACCGATGCTGCGGGGCGATGGGGATGACTCCGAGCAGACGGCGCTTTTGGGATGGAGCATTTCAGCGCTCGTCCATGGCTGCCTATTGGCCGTAGCCGCTGTCGTCAATCTTCACACCGCGCAGATCTCCGCGATACCACAGAAGGCTCCGTTTCGGTGGGACGTTTCGTTGATGGCCGCCCCCACGAATGAATTGATGGCGGCTCAGAGTCTCCAGCCCCAAGAGGTGTCGGCGCTGGCAGCGCCTGATCTTCAGCCTGCTGCCGATGCGCGGCCGTCGCCGGATGTTTCAGAGTCATCCGATCACTCGGAGGACTCGCGGGTTCCAGAGTCACTCTCATCTGAAGTTGCTCCCAGCCCGCGTCCGCCTCGCCGGCCGGCCGTGTCGGGTCGCTCCGCCTTGTCTGCGGAAGATACCGTGCCGGCGGCGGCCATGGCGGTGGCGAATCCGGCTACCGCTCTGCTTCCGCCCCCTCAGGTCGAGAGCCAGCGTGAATCGAGCAGTCTTGAAGTGGAGACGCAGCTGGAGCGGCCGAATGTGCTGCAGCGCCCGCAGGCTGTGACGAGATCCACGGTCACCCGAACGGCTTTTCCGGACTATGGGTGGCTCATGGAGGAACTGCGAACAAGGCTGGAGAGGGTGAAGGTCTATCCCGCATCGGCCAAGGCCGCTCACGCCCAAGGTCGAGTCGTCGTACAGATTCATGTACAGGGTGACGGTCGGCTGCTCGATCCCGTGATCGAAGAAAGCTCCGGCTATCCCATCCTCGATCAAGCGGCGTTAGCGGCGTTGGCGGCGGCTTCTCCGCTGAGACTTGACCATGTGTTGGGGGAAACCTCCGTCGTCATGTTGGTGCCCTTGAACTATCAACTTGAATAG